A portion of the Pseudomonas protegens CHA0 genome contains these proteins:
- a CDS encoding bifunctional prephenate dehydrogenase/3-phosphoshikimate 1-carboxyvinyltransferase, whose amino-acid sequence MIGRLVVIGLGLIGGSFAKGLRESGLCREVVGVDLDPQSRQLAVELGVVDRCEEDLVLACQGADVIQLAVPILAMEKLLALLAGMDLGQAVLTDVGSAKGNVVRAAQEAFGGMPARFVPGHPIAGSEQSGVEASNAQLFRRHKVILTPLEQTDAAALDLVDRLWRELGADVEHMQVERHDEVLAATSHLPHLLAFGLVDSLAKRSENLDIFRYAAGGFRDFTRIAGSDPVMWHDIFLANREAVLRTLDTFRNDLDALRDAVDAGDGHQLLGVFTRARVAREHFGKILARRAYVDAMNSNDLIFLANPGGRLSGRIRVPGDKSISHRSIMLGSLAEGTTEVEGFLEGEDALATLQAFRDMGVVIEGPHHGRVTIHGVGLHGLKPAPGPIYLGNSGTSMRLLSGLLAAQSFDSTLTGDPSLSKRPMNRVANPLREMGAVIETAAEGRPPMVIRGGHKLKGLTYTLPMASAQVKSCLLLAGLYAEGKTTVTEPAPTRDHTERMLRGFGYSVSVDGATASVESGGKLKATHIEVPADISSAAFFLVAASIAEGSELVLEHVGINPTRTGVIDILRLMGADIRLENQREVGGEPVADLHVRAAKLKGIEIPEELVPLAIDEFPVLFVAAACAEGRTVLRGAEELRVKESDRIQVMADGLLTLGVKCEPTPDGIIIEGGQIGGGEVHGHGDHRIAMAFSVASLRANAPIRIHDCANVATSFPNFLALCAQVGIRVAQEAQS is encoded by the coding sequence ATGATCGGTCGCCTGGTGGTGATCGGCCTGGGGTTGATTGGCGGTTCCTTTGCCAAGGGTTTGCGTGAAAGTGGCCTGTGTCGTGAGGTAGTCGGTGTCGATCTGGATCCGCAGTCCCGCCAGTTGGCGGTCGAACTGGGGGTGGTGGATCGCTGTGAAGAGGATCTGGTCCTGGCTTGCCAGGGTGCCGATGTGATTCAACTGGCGGTGCCGATCCTGGCCATGGAAAAGCTGCTGGCTCTGCTTGCCGGCATGGATCTGGGCCAGGCGGTGCTGACCGACGTCGGTAGCGCCAAAGGCAATGTGGTGCGCGCTGCACAAGAAGCTTTTGGCGGCATGCCTGCACGTTTTGTCCCGGGGCACCCCATTGCGGGCTCCGAGCAGAGTGGTGTGGAAGCCTCCAACGCGCAGCTGTTTCGTCGACACAAGGTGATCCTGACGCCTCTGGAGCAGACTGATGCCGCGGCGCTGGACCTGGTCGACAGGCTTTGGCGTGAGCTGGGGGCGGATGTCGAGCACATGCAGGTCGAGCGTCACGATGAAGTCCTGGCGGCGACCAGCCATTTGCCGCACCTGCTGGCGTTCGGTCTGGTCGATTCCCTGGCCAAGCGCAGTGAAAATCTCGATATCTTCCGTTACGCTGCGGGCGGGTTCCGCGATTTCACGAGAATCGCCGGCAGCGACCCGGTCATGTGGCACGACATCTTCCTTGCCAATCGCGAGGCGGTACTGCGCACACTCGATACATTTCGCAACGACCTCGACGCTCTGCGTGATGCGGTCGATGCAGGGGACGGGCATCAATTGTTGGGCGTATTCACTCGCGCCCGGGTTGCCCGCGAGCATTTCGGTAAAATCCTGGCCCGCCGGGCCTATGTGGACGCTATGAACTCCAACGATCTGATTTTCCTGGCAAATCCTGGTGGCCGCCTGTCTGGGCGGATTCGTGTACCGGGCGACAAGTCGATTTCTCACCGCTCGATCATGCTTGGCTCGCTGGCTGAGGGCACCACTGAAGTGGAAGGTTTCCTCGAGGGCGAAGATGCTCTGGCAACCTTGCAGGCTTTCCGCGACATGGGCGTGGTCATCGAAGGGCCGCATCATGGTCGTGTGACCATTCATGGTGTTGGCTTGCACGGCTTGAAGCCGGCTCCAGGGCCGATCTACCTGGGGAACTCCGGTACCTCGATGCGCCTGTTGTCAGGCTTGCTGGCTGCACAAAGCTTCGACAGCACGTTGACTGGCGATCCGTCCCTGTCCAAGCGTCCGATGAATCGTGTGGCGAACCCGCTGCGGGAAATGGGCGCGGTCATTGAGACGGCTGCCGAGGGTCGCCCGCCGATGGTGATTCGTGGCGGTCACAAGCTCAAGGGGCTGACCTACACCTTGCCGATGGCCAGTGCGCAGGTTAAGTCCTGCCTGTTGTTGGCAGGTTTATATGCCGAAGGGAAAACCACGGTCACCGAGCCGGCTCCGACCCGTGACCATACCGAGCGCATGCTGCGTGGCTTCGGCTACTCGGTGAGTGTCGACGGCGCCACGGCCTCGGTCGAATCCGGCGGCAAGCTCAAGGCAACCCATATTGAAGTGCCTGCGGACATTTCTTCCGCGGCGTTCTTCCTGGTGGCTGCATCCATTGCCGAAGGTTCCGAACTGGTGCTGGAGCACGTGGGGATCAACCCGACCCGTACAGGTGTGATCGATATCCTGCGGTTGATGGGCGCTGACATTCGCCTGGAAAACCAGCGCGAAGTGGGTGGCGAGCCGGTTGCCGATCTGCATGTGCGCGCCGCCAAGCTCAAGGGGATCGAGATTCCCGAAGAGTTGGTGCCGCTGGCAATCGATGAGTTCCCTGTGTTGTTCGTCGCGGCCGCTTGCGCCGAAGGGCGCACGGTGCTGCGTGGCGCTGAAGAACTGCGGGTCAAGGAGTCTGACCGTATCCAGGTGATGGCTGATGGCCTGCTGACCCTGGGGGTCAAGTGCGAACCGACCCCGGACGGCATCATCATCGAGGGTGGCCAGATCGGTGGCGGGGAGGTTCATGGGCATGGTGACCACCGTATCGCCATGGCTTTCAGTGTTGCCTCGCTGCGCGCCAACGCGCCGATCCGCATTCATGACTGCGCCAACGTCGCGACCTCGTTCCCGAACTTCCTTGCGCTTTGCGCGCAGGTGGGGATCCGTGTCGCGCAAGAGGCTCAGTCGTGA
- the hisC gene encoding histidinol-phosphate transaminase yields the protein MSGDFLALAQPGVQQLSPYVPGKPVDELARELDIDPATIVKLASNENPLGASPKALAAIRDELAELPRYPDGNGFALKSLLAERCGVEIDQVTLGNGSNDILELVARAYLAPGLNAVFSEHAFAVYPIVTQAVGAQARVVQAKNWGHDLPAMLKAIDDRTRVVFIANPNNPTGTWFGAEELDEFLQDVPAHVLVVLDEAYIEYAEGSDLPDGLDFLAAYPNLLVSRTFSKAYGLAALRVGYGLSTPVVADVLNRVRQPFNVNSLALAAACAALEDVDYLAESRRLNEAGMQQLEAGFRDLGLSWIPSKGNFIAVDLGREAAPIFQGLLREGVIVRPVANYGMPNHLRITIGLPAENTRFLEALAKVLARA from the coding sequence ATGAGTGGCGACTTCCTCGCACTGGCACAACCAGGCGTGCAACAACTTTCGCCTTACGTTCCGGGCAAGCCCGTGGACGAACTGGCCCGTGAGCTGGACATCGATCCGGCCACCATCGTCAAGCTGGCGAGCAATGAAAACCCGCTGGGCGCCAGCCCCAAGGCCCTGGCGGCGATTCGTGACGAGCTTGCCGAGCTGCCCCGTTATCCGGATGGCAATGGTTTTGCCCTCAAGTCCCTGCTGGCCGAGCGCTGCGGCGTGGAAATCGACCAGGTGACCCTGGGCAACGGTTCCAACGACATTCTGGAGCTGGTGGCTCGTGCCTACCTGGCGCCTGGCTTGAATGCGGTGTTCAGCGAGCACGCATTTGCCGTCTACCCCATCGTTACCCAGGCTGTCGGAGCCCAGGCTCGCGTGGTTCAGGCCAAGAACTGGGGGCATGACCTGCCAGCCATGCTCAAGGCGATCGATGATCGGACCCGCGTGGTGTTCATCGCCAACCCGAACAACCCGACCGGTACCTGGTTCGGTGCCGAGGAGCTGGACGAGTTTTTGCAGGATGTACCGGCCCACGTGCTGGTGGTGCTGGACGAGGCCTATATCGAGTACGCCGAAGGCAGCGACCTGCCGGATGGCCTGGACTTCCTGGCGGCCTACCCGAACCTGCTGGTTTCGCGAACCTTCTCCAAGGCCTATGGCCTGGCGGCCCTGCGGGTCGGTTATGGGCTGTCGACCCCGGTGGTGGCGGATGTGCTGAACCGCGTGCGCCAGCCTTTCAACGTCAACAGCCTGGCCTTGGCTGCGGCTTGCGCCGCACTTGAGGATGTGGACTACCTGGCCGAGAGTCGTCGTCTTAACGAGGCCGGCATGCAGCAGTTGGAGGCGGGGTTCCGTGATCTGGGCCTGAGCTGGATTCCTTCCAAGGGCAATTTCATTGCCGTGGACCTGGGGCGTGAGGCTGCGCCGATCTTCCAGGGGTTGTTGCGCGAGGGGGTGATCGTGCGTCCGGTGGCCAACTACGGCATGCCAAATCATTTGCGCATCACCATCGGCCTGCCGGCGGAAAATACTCGTTTCCTTGAGGCTTTGGCCAAGGTTCTGGCCCGTGCTTGA
- the pheA gene encoding prephenate dehydratase: MSEQELKALRLRIDALDEKVLELISERARCAQEVARVKMGSLAEGEVPVFYRPEREAQVLKRVMERNQGPLGNEEMARLFREIMSSCLALEQPLKVAYLGPEGTFTQAAAMKHFGHAVISKPMAAIDEVFREVAAGAVNFGVVPVENSTEGAVNHTLDSFLEHDMVICGEVELRIHHHLLVGENTKTDSISRIYSHAQSLAQCRKWLDAHYPNVERVAVSSNAEAAKRVKGEWNSAAIAGDMAAGLYGLTRLAEKIEDRPDNSTRFLMIGNQEVPPTGDDKTSIIVSMSNKPGALHELLVPFHDNGIDLTRIETRPSRSGKWTYVFFIDFVGHHRDPLVKGVLEKISQEAVALKVLGSYPKAVL; the protein is encoded by the coding sequence ATGTCTGAGCAAGAACTCAAGGCCCTGCGCCTGCGTATTGACGCCCTGGACGAGAAGGTCCTGGAGCTGATCAGTGAGCGCGCGCGCTGTGCCCAGGAAGTGGCGCGGGTCAAGATGGGCTCTCTCGCCGAAGGCGAAGTGCCGGTATTCTATCGTCCCGAGCGTGAAGCCCAGGTGCTCAAGCGGGTGATGGAGCGCAACCAGGGGCCGCTGGGCAATGAAGAGATGGCGCGCTTGTTCCGCGAAATCATGTCTTCGTGCCTGGCCCTGGAGCAGCCATTGAAAGTGGCCTACCTCGGTCCTGAAGGTACCTTCACCCAAGCTGCGGCCATGAAGCACTTCGGTCATGCGGTGATCAGCAAGCCGATGGCGGCGATCGACGAGGTGTTCCGTGAAGTGGCGGCCGGCGCCGTGAACTTCGGCGTGGTGCCGGTGGAAAACTCCACCGAGGGTGCGGTGAACCACACTCTCGACAGCTTCCTCGAGCACGACATGGTGATCTGCGGTGAAGTCGAACTGCGTATTCACCATCATCTGCTGGTGGGCGAGAACACCAAGACCGACAGCATCAGTCGCATCTATTCCCATGCCCAGTCCCTGGCCCAGTGCCGCAAGTGGCTGGACGCCCATTACCCGAATGTCGAGCGCGTGGCGGTGTCCAGCAACGCCGAGGCGGCCAAGCGGGTCAAGGGCGAGTGGAATTCGGCGGCGATCGCCGGCGACATGGCGGCAGGCCTGTATGGCCTGACGCGCCTGGCAGAGAAAATCGAGGATCGTCCGGACAACTCCACGCGCTTTTTGATGATCGGTAATCAGGAAGTGCCGCCGACCGGCGACGACAAGACCTCGATCATCGTGTCCATGAGTAACAAGCCCGGTGCCTTGCACGAGCTGTTGGTGCCATTCCACGACAATGGCATCGACCTGACGCGAATCGAGACCCGACCTTCGCGCAGTGGTAAATGGACCTATGTGTTCTTCATCGACTTCGTCGGCCACCACCGTGATCCGTTGGTCAAGGGTGTGCTGGAAAAGATCAGTCAGGAAGCAGTAGCACTCAAGGTGCTGGGTTCCTACCCGAAAGCGGTTCTCTGA
- the serC gene encoding 3-phosphoserine/phosphohydroxythreonine transaminase, with amino-acid sequence MSKRAYNFCAGPAALPEAVLLRAQAELLDWHGKGLSVMEMSHRSDEFVSIATKAEQDLRDLLNIPSNYKVLFLQGGASQQFAQIPLNLLPEGGKADYVDTGIWSQKAIEEASRYGQVNVAATAKPYNYFAIPGQNEWQLSQDAAYVHYAPNETIGGLEFNWIPETGDVPLVADMSSDILSRPVDISRFGMIYAGAQKNIGPSGILVNIIREDLLGRARSLCPTMLDYKVAADNGSMYNTPPTLAWYLSGLVFEWLKEQGGVEAIAKLNEAKQRTLYDFIDASGLYSNPINKTDRSWMNVPFRLADDRLDKPFLVGAEARGLLNLKGHRSVGGMRASIYNAVDINAVNALVAYMAEFEKEHG; translated from the coding sequence GTGAGCAAACGAGCCTATAACTTCTGCGCAGGTCCCGCTGCGCTACCTGAAGCTGTCCTGTTGCGTGCCCAGGCCGAATTGCTGGATTGGCATGGCAAGGGCCTGTCGGTCATGGAAATGAGCCATCGCAGCGATGAGTTCGTATCCATTGCCACCAAGGCCGAGCAGGATCTGCGTGATCTGCTGAATATCCCCTCGAACTATAAAGTGCTGTTTCTGCAAGGCGGCGCCAGCCAGCAATTTGCCCAGATCCCACTGAACCTGCTGCCCGAGGGTGGCAAGGCCGACTATGTCGACACCGGTATCTGGTCGCAGAAAGCCATTGAAGAAGCCTCCCGCTACGGGCAGGTGAATGTGGCGGCCACTGCCAAGCCTTACAACTATTTCGCAATTCCCGGCCAGAACGAATGGCAGCTGTCGCAAGATGCGGCCTACGTGCATTACGCGCCGAACGAAACCATTGGCGGCCTGGAATTCAACTGGATCCCGGAAACCGGCGACGTTCCTCTGGTGGCCGACATGTCGTCCGACATCCTCTCGCGCCCTGTGGATATCTCCCGTTTCGGCATGATCTACGCTGGCGCGCAGAAGAATATCGGCCCCAGCGGCATCCTGGTGAACATCATTCGCGAAGACCTGCTGGGACGCGCCCGTTCGCTGTGCCCGACCATGCTCGACTACAAGGTCGCGGCGGACAACGGCTCGATGTACAACACGCCGCCGACCCTGGCCTGGTATCTGTCCGGCCTGGTGTTCGAATGGCTCAAGGAGCAGGGCGGGGTTGAAGCCATCGCCAAGCTCAATGAGGCCAAGCAGCGCACTCTGTACGATTTCATTGACGCCAGCGGCCTGTACAGCAACCCGATCAACAAGACTGACCGCTCCTGGATGAACGTACCGTTCCGTCTGGCCGACGATCGCCTGGACAAACCGTTCCTGGTGGGCGCCGAGGCTCGCGGCCTGTTGAACCTCAAGGGCCACCGCTCGGTGGGTGGCATGCGCGCTTCCATCTACAACGCCGTGGACATCAACGCAGTCAATGCGCTGGTGGCCTACATGGCGGAGTTCGAGAAGGAACACGGCTGA